The proteins below are encoded in one region of Malaclemys terrapin pileata isolate rMalTer1 chromosome 20, rMalTer1.hap1, whole genome shotgun sequence:
- the LOC128826606 gene encoding probable G-protein coupled receptor 132, whose translation MLNASAPCPSNASRCGVDFQAGQELVVSLYGAVFLLGLATNALTLWPIVQQVRLGNVLAVYLLGLAASDVLYLLTLPLWMLYVWRGHRWTLSGLACHAAGFVFYSNMYVSVLLLCLISLERYLAVAHPLRSLGLRSRRSAATASALVALLVFTFHVGIALRSPEPLNGTCYDSYPLQPGVARFNYFRVAAGFALPLLVLGVSYLKIFQGVRASSTLLGWQKAKVKRLSLGVIAIFLLCFAPYHLLLVVRTVASAVLDGCSLCSFEQRLHLPFSLALALSSLNSALDPVLYALVSDSIKNDLRKVFGYMARAPPPGTITSLAL comes from the coding sequence ATGCTGAatgccagcgccccctgcccgTCCAACGCCTCGCGCTGCGGGGTGGATTTCCAGGCTGGCCAGGAGCTGGTGGTCTCTCTCTACGGTGCCGTCTTCCTGCTGGGCCTGGCCACCAACGCGCTGACCCTGTGGCCTATCGTGCAACAGGTGCGGCTGGGCAACGTGCTGGCCGTCTACCTGCTGGGCCTGGCCGCCTCCGACGTGCTTTACCTGCTCACCTTGCCGCTGTGGATGCTGTACGTGTGGCGCGGGCACCGGTGGACCCTGAGCGGCCTGGCCTGCCATGCCGCCGGCTTCGTCTTCTACTCCAACATGTACGTCAGCGTCCTGCTCCTCTGTCTCATCTCCCTGGAGCGCTACCTGGCCGTGGCCCACCCGCTCCGCTCCCTGGGCCTGCGGAGCCGCCGCTCGGCCGCCACCGCCAGCGCCCTGGTGGCCCTGCTGGTTTTCACCTTCCACGTGGGCATCGCCCTGCGCTCCCCGGAGCCACTCAACGGCACCTGCTACGACAGCTACCCGCTGCAGCCCGGCGTGGCCAGGTTCAACTACTTCCGGGTGGCCGCCGGCTTTGCGCTGCCCTTGCTGGTCCTGGGGGTCTCCTACCTCaagatcttccagggggtgcGGGCCAGCAGCACCCTGCTGGGCTGGCAGAAGGCCAAGGTGAAGCGGCTCTCGCTGGGCGTCATCGCCATCTTCCTGCTCTGCTTCGCCCCCTACcacctgctgctggtggtgcGGACGGTGGCCTCCGCGGTGCTAGACGGCTGCTCCCTCTGCTCCTTCGAGCAGCGGCTCCACCTGCCCTtctccctggccctggccctgtccAGCCTCAACAGCGCCCTGGACCCCGTCCTCTACGCCCTGGTAAGCGACAGCATCAAGAACGATCTACGGAAGGTGTTCGGCTACATGGCGCGCGCCCCGCCGCCCGGCACAATCACCTCTCTGGCCTTGTGA